One window from the genome of Cricetulus griseus strain 17A/GY chromosome 2, alternate assembly CriGri-PICRH-1.0, whole genome shotgun sequence encodes:
- the Dvl1 gene encoding segment polarity protein dishevelled homolog DVL-1 isoform X9 encodes MDNETGTESMVSHRRERARRRNRDEASRTNGHPRGDRRRDLGLPPDSASTVLSSELESSSFIDSDEEDNTSRLSSSTEQSTSSRLIRKHKCRRRKQRLRQTDRASSFSSITDSTMSLNIITVTLNMERHHFLGISIVGQSNDRGDGGIYIGSIMKGGAVAADGRIEPGDMLLQVNDVNFENMSNDDAVRVLREIVSQTGPISLTVAKCWDPTPRSYFTIPRADPVRPIDPAAWLSHTAALTGALPRYGTSPCSSAITRTSSSSLTSSVPGAPQLEEAPLTVKSDMSAIVRVMQLPDSGLEIRDRMWLKITIANAVIGADVVDWLYTHVEGFRERREARKYASSMLKRGFLRHTVNKITFSEQCYYVFGDLCTNLASLNLNSGSSGASDQDTLAPLPHPSVPWPLGQGYPYQYPGPPPCFPPAYQDPGFSYGSGSAGSQQSEGSKSSGSTRSSHRTPGREERRAAGAGGSGSESDHTAPSGSGSTGWWERPVSQLSHGSSPRSQASAVAPGLPPLHPLTKAYAVVGGPPGGPPVRELAAVPPELTGSRQSFQKAMGNPCEFFVDIM; translated from the exons ATGGACAATGAGACAGGCACAGAGTCCATGGTCAGTCACCGGCGGGAGCGAGCCCGACGTCGAAACCGTGATGAGG CTTCCCGGACCAATGGGCACCCGAGGGGAGACCGGCGACGGGATCTGGGACTGCCTCCAGACAGTGCATCCACTGTGTTGAGCAGTGAGCTTGAATCTAGCAGCTTTATTGACTCAGATGAGGAGGATAACACAAGCCG GCTGAGCAGTTCTACAGAGCAGAGCACCTCCTCTCGGCTAATTCGTAAGCACAAATGTCGTCGTCGGAAGCAGCGCTTGAGGCAGACAGACCGG GCATCCTCCTTCAGCAGCATCACCGACTCCACCATGTCCCTGAACATCATCACCGTCACTCTCAACATGG AGAGGCACCACTTCCTGGGCATCAGCATCGTGGGCCAGAGCAACGACCGGGGTGATGGCGGCATCTACATTGGATCCATCATGAAGGGCGGAGCTGTGGCTGCTGATGGCCGCATTGAGCCAGGCGACATGCTGCTGCAG GTCAATGATGTCAACTTTGAGAACATGAGCAACGATGACGCTGTGCGGGTGCTTCGGGAGATCGTATCCCAAACGGG GCCCATCAGCCTCACAGTGGCCAAGTGCTGGGACCCAACCCCTCGGAGCTACTTTACCATCCCAAGGG CTGACCCAGTGCGACCCATCGACCCGGCTGCCTGGCTGTCCCACACAGCAGCGCTGACGGGTGCTCTGCCCCGCTATGGTACGAGTCCCTGCTCCAGTGCCATCACACGCACCAGCTCTTCCTCACTAACCAGCTCAGTGCCTGGCGCCCCAC AGCTTGAGGAGGCACCACTGACAGTGAAGAGTGACATGAGCGCCATTGTCCGGGTCATGCAGTTGCCAGACTCAGGACTGGAGATTCGGGACCGCATGTGGCTTAAGATCACCATTGCCAATGCTGTCATTG GGGCGGATGTGGTGGACTGGCTGTACACGCATGTGGAGGGCTTCAGAGAGCGAAGAGAGGCGAGGAAGTATGCCAGCAGTATGCTGAAGCGCGGCTTCTTGAGGCACACCGTCAACAAGATCACCTTCTCTGAGCAGTGCTACTATGTCTTTGGGGACCTGTGCACTA ACCTTGCATCCCTGAACCTCAACAGTGGCTCCAGTGGAGCCTCAGATCAGGACACACTGGCCCCCCTGCCCCACCCATCTGTACCCTGGCCCTTGGGTCAAGGCTACCCCTACCAGTACCCAGGGCCCCCGCCCTGCTTCCCACCTGCTTACCAGGACCCTGGCTTCAGCTATGGCAGTGGCAGTGCTGGGAGTCAGCAGAGTGAAG ggAGCAAGAGCAGTGGGTCCACAAGGAGCAGCCATCGGACCCCAGGCCGAGAGGAGCGCCGGGCAGCTGGAGCTGGGGGCAGTGGCAGCGAATCAGATCACACGGCACCAAGTGGGTCTGGTAGCACTGGCTGGTGGGAGCGTCCAGTCAGCCAGCTTAGCCATGGCAGTAGCCCTAGAAGTCAGGCGTCAGCTGTTGCCCCAGGTCTCCCCCCACTGCACCCCCTGACAAAGGCCTATGCAGTAGTGGGTGGGCCACCTGGAGGGCCACCTGTCCGGGAGCTGGCTGCTGTTCCTCCGGAACTTACAGGTAGCCGCCAGTCCTTCCAAAAGGCTATGGGAAATCCCTGTGAGTTCTTTGTGGACATTATGTGA
- the Dvl1 gene encoding segment polarity protein dishevelled homolog DVL-1 isoform X8 has protein sequence MAETKIIYHMDEEETPYLVKLPVAPERVTLADFKNVLSNRPVHAYKFFFKSMDQDFGPNVASSRDGMDNETGTESMVSHRRERARRRNRDEASRTNGHPRGDRRRDLGLPPDSASTVLSSELESSSFIDSDEEDNTSRLSSSTEQSTSSRLIRKHKCRRRKQRLRQTDRASSFSSITDSTMSLNIITVTLNMERHHFLGISIVGQSNDRGDGGIYIGSIMKGGAVAADGRIEPGDMLLQVNDVNFENMSNDDAVRVLREIVSQTGPISLTVAKCWDPTPRSYFTIPRADPVRPIDPAAWLSHTAALTGALPRYGTSPCSSAITRTSSSSLTSSVPGAPQLEEAPLTVKSDMSAIVRVMQLPDSGLEIRDRMWLKITIANAVIGADVVDWLYTHVEGFRERREARKYASSMLKRGFLRHTVNKITFSEQCYYVFGDLCTNLASLNLNSGSSGASDQDTLAPLPHPSVPWPLGQGYPYQYPGPPPCFPPAYQDPGFSYGSGSAGSQQSEGSKSSGSTRSSHRTPGREERRAAGAGGSGSESDHTAPSGSGSTGWWERPVSQLSHGSSPRSQASAVAPGLPPLHPLTKAYAVVGGPPGGPPVRELAAVPPELTGSRQSFQKAMGNPCEFFVDIM, from the exons ATGGCGGAGACCAAGATCATCTACCACATGGACGAGGAGGAGACGCCGTACCTGGTCAAGCTGCCGGTAGCTCCCGAACGCGTCACGCTGGCGGACTTCAAGAACGTGCTCAGCAACCGGCCGGTGCACGCCTACAAATTCTTCTTCAAGTCTATGGACCAGGACTTCGG TCCAAATGTTGCCAGTAGCCGTGATGGAATGGACAATGAGACAGGCACAGAGTCCATGGTCAGTCACCGGCGGGAGCGAGCCCGACGTCGAAACCGTGATGAGG CTTCCCGGACCAATGGGCACCCGAGGGGAGACCGGCGACGGGATCTGGGACTGCCTCCAGACAGTGCATCCACTGTGTTGAGCAGTGAGCTTGAATCTAGCAGCTTTATTGACTCAGATGAGGAGGATAACACAAGCCG GCTGAGCAGTTCTACAGAGCAGAGCACCTCCTCTCGGCTAATTCGTAAGCACAAATGTCGTCGTCGGAAGCAGCGCTTGAGGCAGACAGACCGG GCATCCTCCTTCAGCAGCATCACCGACTCCACCATGTCCCTGAACATCATCACCGTCACTCTCAACATGG AGAGGCACCACTTCCTGGGCATCAGCATCGTGGGCCAGAGCAACGACCGGGGTGATGGCGGCATCTACATTGGATCCATCATGAAGGGCGGAGCTGTGGCTGCTGATGGCCGCATTGAGCCAGGCGACATGCTGCTGCAG GTCAATGATGTCAACTTTGAGAACATGAGCAACGATGACGCTGTGCGGGTGCTTCGGGAGATCGTATCCCAAACGGG GCCCATCAGCCTCACAGTGGCCAAGTGCTGGGACCCAACCCCTCGGAGCTACTTTACCATCCCAAGGG CTGACCCAGTGCGACCCATCGACCCGGCTGCCTGGCTGTCCCACACAGCAGCGCTGACGGGTGCTCTGCCCCGCTATGGTACGAGTCCCTGCTCCAGTGCCATCACACGCACCAGCTCTTCCTCACTAACCAGCTCAGTGCCTGGCGCCCCAC AGCTTGAGGAGGCACCACTGACAGTGAAGAGTGACATGAGCGCCATTGTCCGGGTCATGCAGTTGCCAGACTCAGGACTGGAGATTCGGGACCGCATGTGGCTTAAGATCACCATTGCCAATGCTGTCATTG GGGCGGATGTGGTGGACTGGCTGTACACGCATGTGGAGGGCTTCAGAGAGCGAAGAGAGGCGAGGAAGTATGCCAGCAGTATGCTGAAGCGCGGCTTCTTGAGGCACACCGTCAACAAGATCACCTTCTCTGAGCAGTGCTACTATGTCTTTGGGGACCTGTGCACTA ACCTTGCATCCCTGAACCTCAACAGTGGCTCCAGTGGAGCCTCAGATCAGGACACACTGGCCCCCCTGCCCCACCCATCTGTACCCTGGCCCTTGGGTCAAGGCTACCCCTACCAGTACCCAGGGCCCCCGCCCTGCTTCCCACCTGCTTACCAGGACCCTGGCTTCAGCTATGGCAGTGGCAGTGCTGGGAGTCAGCAGAGTGAAG ggAGCAAGAGCAGTGGGTCCACAAGGAGCAGCCATCGGACCCCAGGCCGAGAGGAGCGCCGGGCAGCTGGAGCTGGGGGCAGTGGCAGCGAATCAGATCACACGGCACCAAGTGGGTCTGGTAGCACTGGCTGGTGGGAGCGTCCAGTCAGCCAGCTTAGCCATGGCAGTAGCCCTAGAAGTCAGGCGTCAGCTGTTGCCCCAGGTCTCCCCCCACTGCACCCCCTGACAAAGGCCTATGCAGTAGTGGGTGGGCCACCTGGAGGGCCACCTGTCCGGGAGCTGGCTGCTGTTCCTCCGGAACTTACAGGTAGCCGCCAGTCCTTCCAAAAGGCTATGGGAAATCCCTGTGAGTTCTTTGTGGACATTATGTGA
- the Dvl1 gene encoding segment polarity protein dishevelled homolog DVL-1 isoform X3, which translates to MAETKIIYHMDEEETPYLVKLPVAPERVTLADFKNVLSNRPVHAYKFFFKSMDQDFGLWLFSPWLDLQCLVAGLLCFWWALCKCLMFHLVTMAAEVVKEEIFDDNAKLPCFNGRVVSWLVLAEGAHSDAGSQGTDSHTDLPPPLERTGGIGDSRPPSFHPNVASSRDGMDNETGTESMVSHRRERARRRNRDEASRTNGHPRGDRRRDLGLPPDSASTVLSSELESSSFIDSDEEDNTSRLSSSTEQSTSSRLIRKHKCRRRKQRLRQTDRASSFSSITDSTMSLNIITVTLNMERHHFLGISIVGQSNDRGDGGIYIGSIMKGGAVAADGRIEPGDMLLQVNDVNFENMSNDDAVRVLREIVSQTGPISLTVAKCWDPTPRSYFTIPRADPVRPIDPAAWLSHTAALTGALPRYELEEAPLTVKSDMSAIVRVMQLPDSGLEIRDRMWLKITIANAVIGADVVDWLYTHVEGFRERREARKYASSMLKRGFLRHTVNKITFSEQCYYVFGDLCTNLASLNLNSGSSGASDQDTLAPLPHPSVPWPLGQGYPYQYPGPPPCFPPAYQDPGFSYGSGSAGSQQSEGSKSSGSTRSSHRTPGREERRAAGAGGSGSESDHTAPSGSGSTGWWERPVSQLSHGSSPRSQASAVAPGLPPLHPLTKAYAVVGGPPGGPPVRELAAVPPELTGSRQSFQKAMGNPCEFFVDIM; encoded by the exons ATGGCGGAGACCAAGATCATCTACCACATGGACGAGGAGGAGACGCCGTACCTGGTCAAGCTGCCGGTAGCTCCCGAACGCGTCACGCTGGCGGACTTCAAGAACGTGCTCAGCAACCGGCCGGTGCACGCCTACAAATTCTTCTTCAAGTCTATGGACCAGGACTTCGG CTTGTGGCTCTTCTCACCCTGGCTGGACCTCCAATGTTTAGTAGCAGGACTTCTGTGCTTCTGGTGGGCCCTGTGCAAGTGTCTGATGTTTCATCTGGTGACTATGGCAGCAGA GGTGGTGAAGGAGGAGATCTTCGATGACAATGCCAAGTTGCCCTGCTTCAATGGCCGGGTGGTTTCCTGG CTGGTCCTGGCTGAGGGCGCTCACTCGGACGCAGGGTCCCAGGGCACTGACAGCCACACGGACCTGCCCCCACCCCTTGAGAGGACAGGCGGCATTGGGGACTCCAGGCCCCCCTCCTTCCA TCCAAATGTTGCCAGTAGCCGTGATGGAATGGACAATGAGACAGGCACAGAGTCCATGGTCAGTCACCGGCGGGAGCGAGCCCGACGTCGAAACCGTGATGAGG CTTCCCGGACCAATGGGCACCCGAGGGGAGACCGGCGACGGGATCTGGGACTGCCTCCAGACAGTGCATCCACTGTGTTGAGCAGTGAGCTTGAATCTAGCAGCTTTATTGACTCAGATGAGGAGGATAACACAAGCCG GCTGAGCAGTTCTACAGAGCAGAGCACCTCCTCTCGGCTAATTCGTAAGCACAAATGTCGTCGTCGGAAGCAGCGCTTGAGGCAGACAGACCGG GCATCCTCCTTCAGCAGCATCACCGACTCCACCATGTCCCTGAACATCATCACCGTCACTCTCAACATGG AGAGGCACCACTTCCTGGGCATCAGCATCGTGGGCCAGAGCAACGACCGGGGTGATGGCGGCATCTACATTGGATCCATCATGAAGGGCGGAGCTGTGGCTGCTGATGGCCGCATTGAGCCAGGCGACATGCTGCTGCAG GTCAATGATGTCAACTTTGAGAACATGAGCAACGATGACGCTGTGCGGGTGCTTCGGGAGATCGTATCCCAAACGGG GCCCATCAGCCTCACAGTGGCCAAGTGCTGGGACCCAACCCCTCGGAGCTACTTTACCATCCCAAGGG CTGACCCAGTGCGACCCATCGACCCGGCTGCCTGGCTGTCCCACACAGCAGCGCTGACGGGTGCTCTGCCCCGCTATG AGCTTGAGGAGGCACCACTGACAGTGAAGAGTGACATGAGCGCCATTGTCCGGGTCATGCAGTTGCCAGACTCAGGACTGGAGATTCGGGACCGCATGTGGCTTAAGATCACCATTGCCAATGCTGTCATTG GGGCGGATGTGGTGGACTGGCTGTACACGCATGTGGAGGGCTTCAGAGAGCGAAGAGAGGCGAGGAAGTATGCCAGCAGTATGCTGAAGCGCGGCTTCTTGAGGCACACCGTCAACAAGATCACCTTCTCTGAGCAGTGCTACTATGTCTTTGGGGACCTGTGCACTA ACCTTGCATCCCTGAACCTCAACAGTGGCTCCAGTGGAGCCTCAGATCAGGACACACTGGCCCCCCTGCCCCACCCATCTGTACCCTGGCCCTTGGGTCAAGGCTACCCCTACCAGTACCCAGGGCCCCCGCCCTGCTTCCCACCTGCTTACCAGGACCCTGGCTTCAGCTATGGCAGTGGCAGTGCTGGGAGTCAGCAGAGTGAAG ggAGCAAGAGCAGTGGGTCCACAAGGAGCAGCCATCGGACCCCAGGCCGAGAGGAGCGCCGGGCAGCTGGAGCTGGGGGCAGTGGCAGCGAATCAGATCACACGGCACCAAGTGGGTCTGGTAGCACTGGCTGGTGGGAGCGTCCAGTCAGCCAGCTTAGCCATGGCAGTAGCCCTAGAAGTCAGGCGTCAGCTGTTGCCCCAGGTCTCCCCCCACTGCACCCCCTGACAAAGGCCTATGCAGTAGTGGGTGGGCCACCTGGAGGGCCACCTGTCCGGGAGCTGGCTGCTGTTCCTCCGGAACTTACAGGTAGCCGCCAGTCCTTCCAAAAGGCTATGGGAAATCCCTGTGAGTTCTTTGTGGACATTATGTGA
- the Dvl1 gene encoding segment polarity protein dishevelled homolog DVL-1 isoform X1: MAETKIIYHMDEEETPYLVKLPVAPERVTLADFKNVLSNRPVHAYKFFFKSMDQDFGLWLFSPWLDLQCLVAGLLCFWWALCKCLMFHLVTMAAEVVKEEIFDDNAKLPCFNGRVVSWLVLAEGAHSDAGSQGTDSHTDLPPPLERTGGIGDSRPPSFHPNVASSRDGMDNETGTESMVSHRRERARRRNRDEASRTNGHPRGDRRRDLGLPPDSASTVLSSELESSSFIDSDEEDNTSRLSSSTEQSTSSRLIRKHKCRRRKQRLRQTDRASSFSSITDSTMSLNIITVTLNMERHHFLGISIVGQSNDRGDGGIYIGSIMKGGAVAADGRIEPGDMLLQVNDVNFENMSNDDAVRVLREIVSQTGPISLTVAKCWDPTPRSYFTIPRADPVRPIDPAAWLSHTAALTGALPRYGTSPCSSAITRTSSSSLTSSVPGAPQLEEAPLTVKSDMSAIVRVMQLPDSGLEIRDRMWLKITIANAVIGADVVDWLYTHVEGFRERREARKYASSMLKRGFLRHTVNKITFSEQCYYVFGDLCTNLASLNLNSGSSGASDQDTLAPLPHPSVPWPLGQGYPYQYPGPPPCFPPAYQDPGFSYGSGSAGSQQSEGSKSSGSTRSSHRTPGREERRAAGAGGSGSESDHTAPSGSGSTGWWERPVSQLSHGSSPRSQASAVAPGLPPLHPLTKAYAVVGGPPGGPPVRELAAVPPELTGSRQSFQKAMGNPCEFFVDIM, encoded by the exons ATGGCGGAGACCAAGATCATCTACCACATGGACGAGGAGGAGACGCCGTACCTGGTCAAGCTGCCGGTAGCTCCCGAACGCGTCACGCTGGCGGACTTCAAGAACGTGCTCAGCAACCGGCCGGTGCACGCCTACAAATTCTTCTTCAAGTCTATGGACCAGGACTTCGG CTTGTGGCTCTTCTCACCCTGGCTGGACCTCCAATGTTTAGTAGCAGGACTTCTGTGCTTCTGGTGGGCCCTGTGCAAGTGTCTGATGTTTCATCTGGTGACTATGGCAGCAGA GGTGGTGAAGGAGGAGATCTTCGATGACAATGCCAAGTTGCCCTGCTTCAATGGCCGGGTGGTTTCCTGG CTGGTCCTGGCTGAGGGCGCTCACTCGGACGCAGGGTCCCAGGGCACTGACAGCCACACGGACCTGCCCCCACCCCTTGAGAGGACAGGCGGCATTGGGGACTCCAGGCCCCCCTCCTTCCA TCCAAATGTTGCCAGTAGCCGTGATGGAATGGACAATGAGACAGGCACAGAGTCCATGGTCAGTCACCGGCGGGAGCGAGCCCGACGTCGAAACCGTGATGAGG CTTCCCGGACCAATGGGCACCCGAGGGGAGACCGGCGACGGGATCTGGGACTGCCTCCAGACAGTGCATCCACTGTGTTGAGCAGTGAGCTTGAATCTAGCAGCTTTATTGACTCAGATGAGGAGGATAACACAAGCCG GCTGAGCAGTTCTACAGAGCAGAGCACCTCCTCTCGGCTAATTCGTAAGCACAAATGTCGTCGTCGGAAGCAGCGCTTGAGGCAGACAGACCGG GCATCCTCCTTCAGCAGCATCACCGACTCCACCATGTCCCTGAACATCATCACCGTCACTCTCAACATGG AGAGGCACCACTTCCTGGGCATCAGCATCGTGGGCCAGAGCAACGACCGGGGTGATGGCGGCATCTACATTGGATCCATCATGAAGGGCGGAGCTGTGGCTGCTGATGGCCGCATTGAGCCAGGCGACATGCTGCTGCAG GTCAATGATGTCAACTTTGAGAACATGAGCAACGATGACGCTGTGCGGGTGCTTCGGGAGATCGTATCCCAAACGGG GCCCATCAGCCTCACAGTGGCCAAGTGCTGGGACCCAACCCCTCGGAGCTACTTTACCATCCCAAGGG CTGACCCAGTGCGACCCATCGACCCGGCTGCCTGGCTGTCCCACACAGCAGCGCTGACGGGTGCTCTGCCCCGCTATGGTACGAGTCCCTGCTCCAGTGCCATCACACGCACCAGCTCTTCCTCACTAACCAGCTCAGTGCCTGGCGCCCCAC AGCTTGAGGAGGCACCACTGACAGTGAAGAGTGACATGAGCGCCATTGTCCGGGTCATGCAGTTGCCAGACTCAGGACTGGAGATTCGGGACCGCATGTGGCTTAAGATCACCATTGCCAATGCTGTCATTG GGGCGGATGTGGTGGACTGGCTGTACACGCATGTGGAGGGCTTCAGAGAGCGAAGAGAGGCGAGGAAGTATGCCAGCAGTATGCTGAAGCGCGGCTTCTTGAGGCACACCGTCAACAAGATCACCTTCTCTGAGCAGTGCTACTATGTCTTTGGGGACCTGTGCACTA ACCTTGCATCCCTGAACCTCAACAGTGGCTCCAGTGGAGCCTCAGATCAGGACACACTGGCCCCCCTGCCCCACCCATCTGTACCCTGGCCCTTGGGTCAAGGCTACCCCTACCAGTACCCAGGGCCCCCGCCCTGCTTCCCACCTGCTTACCAGGACCCTGGCTTCAGCTATGGCAGTGGCAGTGCTGGGAGTCAGCAGAGTGAAG ggAGCAAGAGCAGTGGGTCCACAAGGAGCAGCCATCGGACCCCAGGCCGAGAGGAGCGCCGGGCAGCTGGAGCTGGGGGCAGTGGCAGCGAATCAGATCACACGGCACCAAGTGGGTCTGGTAGCACTGGCTGGTGGGAGCGTCCAGTCAGCCAGCTTAGCCATGGCAGTAGCCCTAGAAGTCAGGCGTCAGCTGTTGCCCCAGGTCTCCCCCCACTGCACCCCCTGACAAAGGCCTATGCAGTAGTGGGTGGGCCACCTGGAGGGCCACCTGTCCGGGAGCTGGCTGCTGTTCCTCCGGAACTTACAGGTAGCCGCCAGTCCTTCCAAAAGGCTATGGGAAATCCCTGTGAGTTCTTTGTGGACATTATGTGA